A single genomic interval of Rhodopseudomonas palustris harbors:
- the cobJ gene encoding precorrin-3B C(17)-methyltransferase: MTGSVVVAGLGPGAQELITPEVSAALARATDIVGYAPYVARVAERDGLQRHASDNREELDRAGFALRLATEGRHVVIVSSGDPGVFAMAAALFEAIEAGDPSWRELDIRILPGISAMFAAAARIGAPLGHDFCAINLSDNLKPWETVEKRLRAAAEADFVIALYNPISKARPWQLGRAFELLRSIHPASVPVIFATAISDPRERIDVAPLGEAVPQRADMRTLVMIGSSQTRIIPRRSGAAFVYTPRFSGAAS, translated from the coding sequence ATGACTGGATCAGTGGTGGTTGCCGGCCTCGGGCCCGGCGCGCAGGAACTGATCACACCGGAAGTCAGCGCAGCCCTGGCGCGCGCCACGGACATCGTCGGCTACGCGCCTTATGTGGCTCGAGTCGCCGAACGCGACGGCTTGCAGCGGCACGCTTCCGACAATCGCGAAGAGCTCGATCGCGCCGGCTTCGCGCTGCGGCTGGCGACCGAGGGCCGGCACGTCGTGATCGTCTCCTCTGGCGATCCGGGCGTGTTCGCGATGGCAGCGGCGCTGTTCGAAGCGATCGAGGCCGGCGATCCGTCGTGGCGCGAGCTCGACATCCGCATCCTGCCCGGCATCAGCGCGATGTTCGCCGCCGCGGCGCGGATCGGCGCGCCGCTCGGCCACGATTTCTGCGCGATCAACCTGTCGGACAATCTCAAGCCGTGGGAGACCGTCGAGAAGCGGCTGCGCGCGGCGGCCGAAGCCGATTTTGTGATCGCGCTGTATAACCCGATCTCGAAGGCACGGCCCTGGCAGCTCGGCCGCGCGTTCGAGCTGCTACGCTCCATACATCCGGCGTCGGTGCCGGTGATCTTTGCGACCGCTATCAGCGATCCGCGCGAACGTATCGACGTGGCTCCGCTCGGCGAGGCGGTGCCGCAACGCGCCGACATGCGAACGCTGGTGATGATCGGCTCGTCGCAGACCCGGATCATTCCGCGTCGCAGCGGCGCCGCTTTCGTCTACACCCCGCGGTTCTCTGGAGCGGCCTCGTGA
- a CDS encoding cobalt-precorrin-6A reductase — protein MTLPSSHRSRVLILGGTADASALARTIAAEPAIDAVLSFAGRTDQPKPPPIPFRIGGFGGISGLADYLRAERIERVVDATHPFAAQMSRHAAIACADVGVPLLALERPAWQAVAGDRWTEVEDLDQAVGALGAAPRRVFLGIGRQNLELFAAQPQHAYLVRLVDPPRGPLPLPNVEVVVARGPFDLAGDLAMLQAHRTEIVVAKNAGGEAAVAKITAARELGLPVIMVKRPAVPDRRSVATVADVMAWLGHEAAPENRGV, from the coding sequence ATGACGCTCCCTTCATCGCATCGCTCGCGCGTATTGATCCTGGGCGGCACCGCCGATGCATCGGCGCTGGCACGGACCATCGCCGCCGAGCCGGCCATCGACGCGGTGCTGTCGTTCGCCGGCCGCACCGATCAGCCGAAGCCGCCGCCGATTCCGTTTCGGATCGGAGGCTTCGGCGGCATCAGCGGCTTGGCCGATTACTTGCGCGCCGAGCGGATCGAGCGTGTCGTCGACGCGACGCATCCGTTCGCGGCGCAGATGAGCCGTCATGCGGCGATCGCCTGCGCCGACGTCGGGGTGCCGCTGTTGGCGCTGGAGCGGCCGGCCTGGCAGGCGGTCGCCGGCGATCGCTGGACCGAAGTCGAAGATCTCGATCAGGCGGTGGGCGCGCTCGGCGCGGCGCCGCGGCGGGTGTTTCTCGGCATCGGCCGGCAGAACCTCGAGCTGTTCGCGGCGCAGCCGCAGCACGCGTATCTGGTGCGGCTGGTCGATCCGCCGCGCGGACCGCTGCCGCTGCCGAATGTCGAGGTGGTTGTCGCGCGCGGACCGTTCGATCTCGCCGGCGACCTTGCGATGCTGCAGGCGCACCGCACCGAAATCGTCGTCGCCAAGAACGCCGGCGGCGAGGCTGCCGTTGCCAAGATCACCGCAGCGCGTGAACTCGGGCTGCCGGTGATCATGGTGAAGCGGCCCGCGGTACCGGATCGGCGCAGTGTCGCCACGGTCGCCGACGTGATGGCTTGGCTCGGTCACGAGGCCGCTCCAGAGAACCGCGGGGTGTAG
- a CDS encoding precorrin-2 C(20)-methyltransferase: MNTPTIYGVGVGPGAPDLMSVRAARLIGAAKVVAYFRKAGRPGHARRIADGLLPDGVIEEPMDYPVTTEIALDDPAYAATLRSFYEQCVARLGEHIAQGRDVVVLCEGDPFLYGSFMHLHSRLAPGVRVEVVPGISGMAACWTASGTPITYGDDVLCVVPATLGPARLKAAFATGDAIVIMKLGRNLPKVRRALDDAGLLDRAIYVERGAMADQVVMPLAEKTTDDAPYFSIVLVHGQGRRP; encoded by the coding sequence ATGAACACACCGACGATCTATGGCGTCGGCGTCGGCCCCGGCGCGCCCGATCTGATGAGCGTCCGCGCCGCGCGGCTGATCGGTGCCGCCAAGGTGGTGGCGTATTTCCGCAAAGCCGGACGCCCGGGACACGCGCGCCGCATCGCCGACGGCCTGTTGCCGGACGGCGTGATCGAAGAGCCGATGGATTATCCGGTGACGACCGAGATCGCGCTCGACGATCCGGCCTATGCGGCGACGCTACGCAGCTTCTATGAACAATGCGTCGCGCGGCTCGGCGAGCACATCGCGCAAGGCCGCGACGTCGTCGTGCTGTGCGAAGGCGACCCGTTCCTCTACGGCTCGTTTATGCATCTGCATAGCCGGCTGGCGCCGGGGGTGCGTGTCGAAGTGGTGCCTGGCATTTCCGGCATGGCGGCGTGCTGGACCGCGAGCGGCACGCCGATCACTTATGGTGATGATGTGCTCTGTGTGGTGCCCGCGACGCTCGGGCCGGCGCGTCTGAAGGCGGCGTTCGCCACCGGCGATGCGATCGTGATCATGAAGCTCGGCCGCAATCTGCCGAAGGTGCGCCGCGCGCTCGACGACGCCGGACTGCTCGATCGCGCGATCTATGTCGAGCGTGGCGCGATGGCCGATCAGGTGGTGATGCCGCTCGCCGAGAAGACGACCGACGACGCGCCCTACTTCTCGATTGTGCTGGTCCACGGACAGGGGCGCCGGCCATGA
- a CDS encoding precorrin-8X methylmutase, whose amino-acid sequence MTYAYERDGDAIYRQSFSIIRAEAALDRFTADEEKIAVRIIHASGMVEVAGDIAFTPGFVAAGRAALQAGAPILCDAQMVANGVTRKRLPADNEVICTLNHPDVPAFAAKLGTTRSAAAVDLWRDRMQGAVVAIGNAPTALFRLLEILAEPGAPRPAAIIGIPVGFVGAAESKEALLADSPSPCVIVRGRRGGSAMTAAAINALASERE is encoded by the coding sequence ATGACCTACGCTTACGAACGAGACGGCGACGCGATCTATCGTCAGTCGTTTTCGATCATCCGCGCCGAAGCCGCTCTCGATCGGTTCACCGCCGACGAGGAAAAGATTGCGGTACGGATCATTCACGCCAGCGGCATGGTCGAAGTCGCAGGAGACATCGCGTTCACGCCCGGCTTCGTCGCGGCAGGCCGCGCCGCGCTGCAGGCCGGCGCACCGATCCTGTGCGACGCGCAGATGGTCGCCAACGGCGTCACTCGCAAGCGGCTGCCGGCCGACAACGAAGTAATCTGCACGCTGAACCATCCCGATGTCCCGGCCTTCGCCGCAAAGCTCGGCACCACCCGGTCGGCCGCCGCGGTCGATCTGTGGCGCGACCGGATGCAGGGCGCGGTGGTCGCGATCGGCAACGCGCCGACCGCGTTGTTCCGCCTGCTCGAAATCCTTGCCGAGCCCGGCGCACCTCGCCCCGCGGCGATTATCGGCATCCCGGTCGGTTTCGTCGGCGCGGCCGAGTCCAAGGAGGCGCTGTTGGCGGACTCGCCCTCGCCTTGCGTGATCGTGCGCGGCCGTCGCGGCGGCAGCGCGATGACCGCGGCAGCGATCAACGCGCTGGCGAGCGAACGCGAATGA